In Nostoc sphaeroides, the genomic window TCCGCCAATTTATCGGGGGGTTAGGGGGGAGCTATAAGTGCCTAAAGTCACAGCGAAATACTTTTAAAACAACCTCTAAGACTGACTCACCTAGACCCAAATCCCGGCTTTGAATTACATTCGGGACAGGTCGTGTTTCTTGTATAAAGTCTATAAAAATCCGAAAAAGGACAATTCAAGTTTGTAGATAAAGCATATACAAACTTAAAGGAACCAATCATGAAAGACTTAGACCGCAAACGTGCGAAATCTCTTTGGGGAATTTTGGCTACAGCTTGTGGAGCCGCTTCCATGTTCACAGCCACACTGGGAATACCTGCCTCTGCACTTGCTGCTACACCAGTATTTTACTGTAGTGCTGAAGGTCTAATTGTTGAAGTTTTTCGCCTCAACTAGACTCTAGAAATAGTAGCTTTTTTGGATTGGGCATAAAATTAATAGACATATCCTTTATCGCTAGGAAAATATTTGTATTATTACAATATTACAAAACTACGCGCGGAATGTGCGGTAAAAGCATTCAACATAAAAAACCCTGCGATCGCGTGTGCTAGTCCGGTAAAAGACTTACGGTTGCGCTTGGTTGCTTTTCCGGGTGTCGTTGAAATTGCTCACCCCCAACCATTGTTGATTGAGAAATTCATAATTGATAATTAATAATTCATAATTTAAAGACGCTCTCTACGAGACGCTGCGCGAACGAGGACTCGCTTTCCGCAACGCTATCAGT contains:
- a CDS encoding DUF3122 domain-containing protein, with amino-acid sequence MYYYNITKLRAECAVKAFNIKNPAIACASPVKDLRLRLVAFPGVVEIAHPQPLLIEKFIIDN